One Sphingomonas endolithica DNA segment encodes these proteins:
- a CDS encoding cystathionine gamma-synthase family protein translates to MSDTPNEDELTGGAPTPAGRKSVERIGDRKLKPSTMMMGHGYDPMLSEGALKPPIFLTSTFVFPNAAAGKRHFEGVTGKRPGGSEGLVYSRFNGPNQEILEDRLGVWEEAEDALAFSSGMSAIATLFLSMVKPGDTIVHSGPLYAATETLIGRILGKFGVNWLDFPAGATREEIDAVLRQAAGNGNVALIYLESPANPTNALVDIQAVAASRDAIFTGETKPPIAIDNTFLGPLWLQPLKHGADIVVYSLTKYAGGHSDLVAGGVLGTKEHINTIRSMRNTIGTICDPNTAWMLMRSLETLELRMSRAGENAIKVCEFLRTHPNVERVGYLGFLESTPGMERQADIYRRHCTGAGSTFSLIVKGGEKEAFAFLDALKIAKLAVSLGGTETLASHPAAMTHLSVPEERKQALGITDNLVRISIGVEDADDLIADFAQALDSF, encoded by the coding sequence ATGTCCGATACCCCCAACGAAGACGAGCTGACCGGCGGCGCGCCGACCCCGGCCGGGCGCAAGAGCGTCGAGCGGATCGGCGATCGCAAGCTGAAGCCGTCGACGATGATGATGGGGCACGGCTATGATCCGATGCTGTCGGAAGGCGCGCTGAAGCCGCCGATCTTCCTCACCTCGACCTTCGTCTTTCCCAACGCCGCCGCGGGCAAGCGCCACTTCGAGGGCGTAACCGGCAAGCGCCCGGGCGGTTCGGAAGGGCTGGTCTATTCGCGCTTCAACGGCCCCAACCAGGAGATCCTCGAAGATCGACTCGGCGTGTGGGAGGAAGCGGAGGATGCGCTTGCCTTCTCCAGTGGCATGTCGGCGATCGCCACCCTGTTCCTGTCGATGGTCAAGCCCGGCGACACGATCGTCCATTCCGGCCCGCTTTATGCCGCGACCGAGACGCTGATCGGGCGCATCCTCGGCAAGTTCGGCGTCAACTGGCTGGACTTCCCCGCCGGCGCGACGCGAGAGGAAATCGATGCGGTGCTCCGCCAAGCGGCAGGCAACGGCAATGTCGCGCTGATCTATCTCGAAAGCCCCGCCAACCCGACCAACGCCCTGGTCGACATCCAGGCAGTGGCCGCCAGCCGCGATGCGATCTTCACCGGTGAGACCAAGCCGCCGATCGCGATCGACAACACGTTCCTGGGCCCGCTGTGGCTGCAGCCGTTGAAGCATGGCGCCGACATCGTCGTCTACAGCCTCACCAAATATGCCGGTGGGCATAGCGATCTCGTCGCCGGCGGCGTGCTGGGCACCAAGGAGCACATCAACACGATCCGCTCGATGCGCAACACGATCGGCACGATCTGCGATCCGAACACGGCGTGGATGCTGATGCGCAGCCTGGAGACGCTGGAATTGCGCATGAGCCGTGCGGGCGAGAATGCGATCAAAGTGTGCGAATTCCTGCGCACGCATCCCAACGTCGAACGAGTCGGCTATTTGGGCTTCCTCGAGAGCACGCCCGGGATGGAGCGGCAGGCCGACATTTACCGCCGCCATTGCACGGGGGCCGGCAGCACCTTCTCGCTGATCGTCAAGGGCGGCGAGAAAGAGGCGTTCGCGTTCCTCGACGCGCTGAAGATCGCCAAGCTGGCGGTCAGCCTGGGCGGTACCGAAACGCTGGCATCGCACCCCGCGGCGATGACGCATCTGTCGGTGCCAGAGGAGCGCAAGCAGGCGCTGGGCATCACCGACAATCTGGTGCGCATCTCGATCGGCGTCGAGGATGCCGACGACCTGATCGCCGATTTCGCGCAGGCACTCGATTCGTTTTGA
- the pgeF gene encoding peptidoglycan editing factor PgeF codes for MSVDVFRSRALDGVAHGFLGRRGGVSTGITAGLDLGRRGQEPTPELIENRRRAIAGILPGAELLTVYQVHSADAVTVIAPYEDRLRPHADALVTDRPGLALGILTADCAPVLFADREAGVVGAAHAGWKGAIGGVTDATIVAMEALGARRERIAAAVGPCIARASYEVDDGFAQRFAAHDPANERFFAAGKPGHHQFDLEAYVVHRLAAAGLKRIEALGLDTYPDEERFFSFRRATHRGEPDYGRQISIIGL; via the coding sequence GTGAGCGTCGACGTCTTCCGCAGCAGGGCGCTGGACGGCGTCGCGCACGGCTTTCTCGGGCGGCGGGGCGGCGTGTCTACCGGGATCACCGCCGGGCTCGACCTGGGACGGCGCGGCCAGGAACCGACGCCGGAACTGATCGAGAACCGCAGGCGGGCGATCGCCGGAATACTGCCGGGCGCCGAGCTGCTCACCGTCTATCAGGTGCATTCCGCCGATGCGGTGACGGTGATCGCGCCGTACGAGGATCGGCTGCGTCCGCATGCCGATGCGCTGGTCACCGATCGGCCGGGCCTGGCGCTCGGCATCCTCACCGCCGATTGCGCGCCGGTGCTGTTCGCGGACCGCGAGGCCGGCGTGGTCGGTGCGGCGCATGCCGGCTGGAAAGGCGCGATCGGCGGCGTCACCGATGCCACGATCGTGGCGATGGAGGCACTCGGCGCACGGCGCGAGCGGATCGCCGCGGCGGTCGGCCCATGCATCGCGCGCGCCAGCTATGAAGTGGATGACGGCTTCGCGCAGCGCTTCGCAGCGCACGATCCCGCCAACGAGCGCTTTTTCGCGGCGGGCAAGCCCGGCCATCACCAGTTCGATCTGGAGGCGTACGTCGTGCACCGCCTGGCCGCCGCCGGGCTGAAAAGGATCGAGGCGCTCGGGCTCGATACCTATCCGGACGAAGAACGCTTCTTCAGCTTCCGCCGCGCGACGCATCGCGGCGAGCCGGATTACGGACGGCAGATCTCGATCATCGGACTGTAG
- a CDS encoding GNAT family N-acetyltransferase encodes MITYRDARTIDGPALSAMARRSFTETFGTLYRQSDLTAFLDDAFGPNGLAAQLSEPDFAIRLALDDDQIIGFVKMGPVTFPGEWRPDAIELYQFYVLGPWQGQGVAQELMAWALEHSRSHGAKEVILSVYVDNHRAHRFYERYGFRDIGRIAFRVGETVDDDNLMRLVL; translated from the coding sequence ATGATCACCTACCGCGATGCCCGCACGATCGACGGCCCGGCGCTGTCGGCGATGGCGCGGCGCAGCTTCACCGAGACGTTCGGTACCTTGTACCGGCAATCCGACCTTACCGCGTTCCTGGACGATGCGTTCGGGCCCAACGGGTTGGCGGCGCAATTGTCCGAACCCGATTTCGCCATTCGCCTGGCGCTGGACGACGACCAGATCATCGGCTTCGTGAAGATGGGTCCGGTGACCTTTCCCGGCGAATGGCGGCCCGACGCGATCGAATTGTACCAATTCTACGTGCTGGGGCCATGGCAGGGCCAGGGCGTCGCGCAGGAATTGATGGCCTGGGCGCTGGAGCACAGCCGGTCGCACGGCGCCAAGGAAGTGATCCTGAGCGTCTATGTCGACAACCACCGCGCACACCGTTTCTACGAGCGCTACGGCTTCCGCGACATCGGGCGCATCGCGTTCCGGGTGGGCGAAACGGTGGACGACGACAATCTCATGCGGCTGGTGCTGTGA
- a CDS encoding class I SAM-dependent methyltransferase — protein sequence MTTLDRAPTDAPLPDRLARAITLAGPISIAQYMAAANGHYYATRDPLGAGGDFVTSPEISQMFGELIGLWCADLWDRAGRPALAWVELGPGRGTLASDALRAMGKAGLTPDVHFVENSPVLRAAQAERVAGATWHDSIDTLPTDRPLIVVANEFFDALPIRQLLKTAGGWHERLVACQDTLFLPIAGKPVPAGLLPPSIEEAPPGSILETSPASVAVMRALAGRIVAQGGAALVIDYGYEGPAVGETLQAMRAHAFANPFEHPGEHDLTAHVDMTTLLASAMAEGARPLGPTPQRELLTGLGIVARAATLAAAVPARAAQIVADRDRLIETMGALFLAIAITAPGWPEPEGFA from the coding sequence ATGACCACCCTTGATCGCGCTCCGACCGACGCCCCCCTGCCCGACCGACTTGCCCGCGCGATCACGCTCGCGGGGCCGATCTCGATCGCCCAGTATATGGCGGCGGCGAACGGACATTATTATGCGACGCGCGATCCGCTGGGCGCGGGCGGCGACTTCGTCACCAGCCCCGAGATCAGCCAGATGTTCGGCGAACTGATCGGGCTGTGGTGCGCCGATCTATGGGATCGTGCGGGCCGGCCGGCGTTGGCGTGGGTCGAGCTGGGCCCTGGGCGGGGCACGCTGGCAAGCGATGCGCTGCGGGCGATGGGGAAAGCGGGCCTCACCCCCGACGTGCATTTCGTCGAGAACAGCCCGGTGCTGCGCGCGGCGCAGGCCGAGCGGGTAGCCGGCGCGACCTGGCACGACAGCATCGACACCCTGCCGACCGACCGGCCGCTGATCGTCGTCGCCAACGAATTCTTCGACGCGCTGCCGATCCGCCAATTGCTGAAGACGGCCGGTGGCTGGCACGAGCGGCTGGTGGCCTGCCAGGACACCTTGTTCCTGCCGATCGCGGGCAAGCCGGTGCCTGCCGGACTGTTGCCGCCGAGCATCGAGGAGGCACCGCCAGGATCGATCCTGGAGACCTCCCCCGCCAGCGTCGCGGTGATGCGCGCGCTTGCCGGTCGGATCGTCGCGCAGGGCGGCGCGGCGCTGGTGATCGATTATGGCTATGAAGGCCCGGCGGTCGGCGAAACGCTGCAGGCGATGCGCGCGCACGCCTTTGCCAACCCGTTCGAGCATCCCGGCGAGCATGATCTCACCGCGCATGTCGACATGACGACGCTGCTGGCATCGGCGATGGCCGAGGGTGCGCGGCCGCTTGGGCCGACACCGCAGCGCGAGTTGCTCACCGGCCTCGGCATCGTCGCCCGCGCCGCCACGCTGGCCGCCGCAGTGCCGGCGCGGGCGGCGCAGATCGTCGCCGATCGCGATCGGCTGATCGAGACCATGGGCGCGCTGTTCCTGGCGATCGCGATCACCGCTCCCGGGTGGCCCGAGCCGGAGGGCTTCGCATGA
- the lgt gene encoding prolipoprotein diacylglyceryl transferase: MILTAATAVQHHLLFSDLGLDPVALDLGFFQIKWYSLAYISGILLGWWYLLKLLAAPGAPMARRHADDLVFYVTLGIILGGRIGYVLFYAPEMLASPMKVLRLWDGGMSFHGGVIGTSIALILFARKNGLNWLRIHDYVACVVPFGLFFGRLANFVNGELWGKPSNVAWAIVFPRTGDDVARHPSQLYEAGLEGVLLFALLWFAFWRTKARYDPGKLVGLFVLGYGVARFVVEFFREPDSQLVGFAERTGLHMGQWLCVPMILGGAYLVATAAGRRQRIEPIAGGESVA, encoded by the coding sequence TTGATCCTGACTGCCGCCACTGCCGTCCAGCACCACCTGCTGTTCTCCGACCTCGGGCTGGACCCGGTCGCGCTCGATCTCGGCTTCTTCCAGATCAAATGGTATTCGCTCGCTTATATCAGCGGCATCCTGCTCGGCTGGTGGTATCTGCTGAAGCTGCTCGCCGCGCCCGGCGCGCCGATGGCCAGGCGCCACGCCGACGATCTGGTATTCTACGTGACGCTCGGCATCATCCTCGGCGGGCGGATCGGCTATGTGCTGTTCTACGCGCCCGAGATGCTGGCCAGCCCGATGAAGGTGCTGCGGCTCTGGGATGGCGGCATGTCGTTCCACGGCGGGGTGATCGGCACGTCGATCGCGCTGATCCTGTTCGCCCGCAAGAACGGCCTGAACTGGCTGCGCATCCACGATTACGTCGCCTGCGTGGTGCCGTTCGGGCTGTTCTTCGGCCGGCTGGCCAATTTCGTGAACGGCGAATTGTGGGGCAAGCCCAGCAACGTCGCCTGGGCGATCGTCTTCCCACGCACCGGCGACGATGTCGCACGGCATCCGAGCCAGCTGTACGAGGCGGGGCTAGAAGGCGTGCTGCTGTTCGCGCTGCTGTGGTTCGCATTCTGGCGCACCAAGGCGCGCTACGATCCGGGCAAGCTCGTCGGGCTGTTCGTGCTCGGTTACGGGGTGGCACGATTCGTGGTGGAATTCTTCCGCGAGCCGGATTCGCAGCTGGTCGGCTTTGCCGAGCGGACGGGGCTGCACATGGGCCAGTGGCTGTGCGTGCCGATGATCCTGGGTGGCGCGTATCTGGTGGCGACGGCAGCCGGGCGGCGGCAGCGGATCGAGCCGATCGCGGGTGGCGAAAGCGTTGCCTGA
- a CDS encoding class I adenylate-forming enzyme family protein, giving the protein MRTELDERMDDGVAGLIATALPLGSIELNGVTLPMITAAPAVLPDYFAHYCNEHRDATFLVAGDERLTFGQVYAEAQKVAHSLVGEIAKGDRVGIAMRNSPSWIALYMGVTMAGGIACLLSGWWQPGELAAAIGEVDCTLIFADPPRARRLAAIPGFAVRVIEIDDSAPLPAAMSVFARNDADATLPSLTGDDSATILFTSGSTGQSKGALSDHRAVCQAVFNYLAQALVMLGIATEDGNPPTTQPATLLNVPLFHVTAEVPVFLQSFAMGRKLVLMPKWNAEEAMRLIQAESVTYFVGVPLMSFEMLTHPNRARYDLSSVTDFAAGGAPRPVEHVRRIAEEMGGPNSGAPLLGYGLTETNGAGCGNWRGNYIAKPNSTGRPSPPLIDLAILDGAGQPVASGTRGEVAIRSVCNFKEYWGRPTDTTAAFTPDRYFLTGDIGYLDEDGYLFIVDRKKDIIIRGGENISCLEVEAAIYQNPRVAEAAVFGLADERLGEVPGAVVVFRPGEHMTAEELTAYLFAHIAAFKVPQRIWVSIDPLPRLGTEKIDKVALKARYRALAGIA; this is encoded by the coding sequence ATGCGCACCGAGCTCGACGAGCGGATGGACGATGGCGTGGCCGGGCTGATCGCGACGGCGCTGCCGCTCGGGTCGATCGAGCTGAACGGCGTGACGCTGCCGATGATCACCGCCGCGCCGGCGGTGCTGCCCGATTATTTCGCGCATTATTGCAACGAGCATCGCGACGCGACCTTTCTTGTCGCGGGCGACGAGCGGCTGACCTTCGGGCAGGTCTATGCCGAGGCGCAGAAAGTTGCGCACAGCCTGGTGGGCGAGATCGCCAAGGGCGACCGCGTCGGCATTGCGATGCGCAACTCGCCGTCCTGGATCGCCTTGTACATGGGCGTCACCATGGCCGGCGGCATCGCCTGCCTGCTCAGCGGCTGGTGGCAGCCGGGCGAGCTGGCCGCGGCGATCGGCGAGGTCGATTGCACGCTGATCTTCGCCGATCCACCGCGCGCGCGCCGTCTGGCGGCCATTCCGGGCTTTGCCGTGCGCGTGATCGAGATCGACGATTCCGCGCCGCTGCCCGCCGCCATGTCGGTTTTCGCGCGTAACGATGCGGACGCCACGCTGCCCAGCCTTACCGGCGACGATTCCGCGACGATCCTGTTCACCTCCGGCTCGACTGGACAATCAAAGGGCGCGCTCAGCGATCACCGCGCGGTCTGCCAAGCCGTGTTCAATTATCTGGCGCAGGCGCTGGTGATGCTCGGCATCGCCACCGAGGACGGCAATCCGCCGACCACGCAACCCGCGACCTTGCTCAACGTGCCGCTGTTTCACGTTACCGCCGAGGTGCCGGTATTTCTGCAGAGCTTCGCGATGGGACGAAAGCTGGTGCTGATGCCGAAATGGAATGCCGAGGAAGCGATGCGGCTGATCCAGGCCGAAAGCGTGACCTATTTCGTCGGCGTACCGCTGATGAGCTTCGAGATGCTGACGCACCCGAACCGCGCCCGATACGACCTGTCATCCGTCACCGATTTCGCCGCCGGCGGCGCGCCGCGCCCGGTCGAGCATGTGCGGCGCATTGCAGAGGAAATGGGCGGGCCGAACAGCGGCGCCCCGTTGCTCGGCTATGGCCTGACCGAAACCAACGGTGCCGGCTGCGGCAACTGGCGCGGCAATTATATCGCCAAGCCCAATTCCACCGGCCGCCCCTCCCCGCCGCTGATCGACCTCGCCATTCTCGACGGCGCCGGGCAGCCGGTGGCCTCGGGCACGCGCGGGGAAGTCGCGATCCGATCGGTGTGCAACTTCAAGGAATATTGGGGCCGCCCGACCGATACCACCGCCGCCTTCACGCCCGATCGCTACTTCCTGACCGGTGACATCGGCTATCTCGACGAGGACGGCTATCTGTTCATCGTCGATCGCAAGAAGGACATCATCATCCGCGGCGGCGAGAATATCTCGTGTCTGGAAGTGGAAGCGGCGATCTACCAGAACCCGCGTGTCGCCGAAGCGGCGGTGTTCGGGCTCGCCGACGAACGATTGGGCGAGGTGCCGGGCGCGGTCGTCGTCTTCCGCCCCGGCGAGCACATGACGGCGGAAGAGCTCACTGCCTATCTCTTCGCGCACATCGCCGCGTTCAAGGTGCCGCAGCGGATATGGGTGTCGATCGATCCGCTCCCGCGGCTGGGAACGGAGAAGATCGACAAGGTGGCCCTGAAGGCGAGGTATCGCGCGCTGGCGGGTATAGCCTAG